A genomic stretch from Sulfurimonas sediminis includes:
- the pstS gene encoding phosphate ABC transporter substrate-binding protein PstS has protein sequence MTKVIKLALVASVLAGGLSANDVLKGSGASFPYSVYQKWTKAYYKATGIKVDYISKGSSKGIKDAKARQVDFAGTDKPLSPKVLKQNNLYQFPGVVGAITMGYNIPGVSNLKLSRSAIVAISEGKIKYWDNKLITAANAGLKLPHEKVTFVHRADGSGTTFNYTYFLSKVSKEWRHTYGAKKSLNWPGNQHIGGNKNTGVASLIKQTPYSVGYIDYADAQKNGIVMASVENRAGHYIKPELKAFQIAAAKANLDPKKDFYSIIADPKGAYSYPIVAATFILVPAEKQETNKKVTAFFDWSYKNGQEIAKSLGFVPLPDALTDKIRKYWEEKGIR, from the coding sequence ATGACAAAAGTAATCAAGTTAGCTCTTGTAGCTTCAGTTCTTGCAGGCGGACTCAGTGCAAATGATGTACTCAAAGGAAGTGGTGCTTCTTTTCCGTATTCGGTATATCAAAAATGGACAAAAGCCTACTATAAAGCTACTGGTATCAAAGTTGACTATATTTCAAAAGGTTCTTCAAAAGGGATCAAAGATGCAAAAGCTAGACAGGTTGATTTTGCAGGGACTGACAAACCTCTTTCTCCAAAAGTTTTGAAACAAAACAATCTTTATCAGTTTCCGGGTGTTGTCGGTGCAATTACAATGGGTTACAACATTCCGGGTGTTTCCAACTTAAAACTCAGCAGAAGTGCAATCGTTGCAATCTCTGAAGGGAAAATAAAATACTGGGACAACAAGTTAATCACTGCTGCAAACGCAGGATTGAAACTGCCACATGAAAAAGTGACATTCGTTCACCGCGCAGACGGCTCAGGAACAACATTCAACTATACATACTTTTTAAGTAAAGTATCCAAAGAGTGGCGACATACTTACGGTGCAAAAAAATCTTTGAACTGGCCGGGAAACCAACATATCGGTGGAAACAAAAACACAGGTGTGGCAAGTCTTATCAAACAGACTCCCTACTCTGTCGGATACATCGACTATGCTGATGCACAGAAAAACGGCATTGTGATGGCTTCGGTTGAAAACAGAGCAGGACACTACATCAAACCTGAATTAAAAGCATTTCAAATTGCCGCTGCAAAAGCAAATCTGGATCCTAAAAAAGATTTTTACTCTATTATTGCCGATCCAAAAGGTGCCTACTCTTATCCTATCGTAGCTGCTACATTTATTCTGGTGCCTGCTGAAAAGCAAGAAACAAACAAAAAAGTAACAGCATTTTTTGACTGGTCATATAAAAACGGTCAAGAAATTGCAAAAAGTTTGGGTTTTGTTCCGTTACCGGACGCACTTACAGACAAAATCAGAAAATACTGGGAAGAGAAAGGGATTAGATAA
- the pstC gene encoding phosphate ABC transporter permease subunit PstC translates to MEKIFQKLSLSSASLVLVILIGIFITLFSAAKPAIEEFGLHFLVDPTWNKEVPVEGTADTINTALNNADEDIIEDEDDMILDEDEESQTKTLYGGLVPIVGTILSTLIALSFALPIAMGIAVFLAEIASKNISKFVGMAIELLAAIPSIIFGMWGLYYFAPIISDAFGGYQVSLLTAGLVLGIMILPFMAAITRDSMNTTPDVLKESAYALGATKFEVVKDIIFPYSKVGIIGSIILALGRALGETMAVAFLIGAVYSLPEKITDPTISIPVAMAVNFGEASGLGESALFYLGLILFVMSFIIISVAKFYFLKKVKL, encoded by the coding sequence ATGGAAAAAATATTTCAAAAGCTCTCTTTATCAAGTGCTTCTCTTGTGCTCGTTATACTTATTGGCATATTTATCACTCTTTTTAGCGCTGCAAAGCCTGCCATTGAAGAGTTTGGGCTCCATTTTCTTGTTGATCCGACATGGAACAAAGAGGTTCCTGTGGAGGGTACTGCCGACACAATAAACACTGCCCTGAACAATGCAGATGAAGATATCATCGAGGATGAAGATGATATGATTCTTGATGAAGATGAAGAGTCTCAGACAAAAACACTTTATGGCGGACTTGTTCCGATAGTCGGAACAATTCTTTCCACACTTATTGCCCTCTCTTTTGCACTGCCTATTGCTATGGGTATTGCTGTTTTTCTGGCTGAAATCGCTTCAAAAAACATCTCCAAGTTTGTCGGTATGGCCATTGAACTTTTGGCGGCAATTCCGAGTATCATTTTTGGCATGTGGGGACTCTACTATTTTGCCCCCATTATCTCCGATGCATTTGGCGGTTATCAGGTCTCTTTACTGACTGCCGGACTTGTTCTTGGCATTATGATTCTTCCCTTTATGGCAGCCATCACCCGTGACAGTATGAATACAACCCCTGATGTACTCAAAGAGTCTGCCTATGCACTTGGTGCTACAAAATTTGAAGTGGTCAAAGATATTATATTTCCCTACTCAAAGGTTGGTATTATAGGCTCTATCATCTTGGCACTCGGACGCGCCTTGGGGGAGACTATGGCTGTCGCATTTTTGATAGGAGCAGTCTATTCACTGCCTGAAAAGATTACCGATCCTACTATCTCCATTCCTGTTGCTATGGCTGTAAACTTTGGCGAAGCCAGCGGACTGGGAGAAAGTGCACTCTTTTATCTGGGTCTGATTCTCTTTGTCATGAGTTTTATCATCATTTCAGTTGCCAAATTTTACTTTTTGAAAAAGGTTAAGTTATGA
- the pstA gene encoding phosphate ABC transporter permease PstA — protein MRLLLNKIFLALSVTSALIGIGFLGWILAVLFIKGLSSLHLSLFLNDLVDGGLRNLLVGQLVLASLAGAIGIPLGMLAGIYIREYGRGKYPELIRDLSDIMMSAPSIVIGAFVYAIAVAPYGGANGFAGILALTIMMVPIIINTTDSMLSLVPKELREAGIALGASKYRVILDIVIKAAKVGIMTGILLAFARIAGETAPLLFTSETSNYFSLDLTQSFPSLTVSIYNLANEPEESSRDLAWAASFILTMMVLVINLLGRFITRNKHK, from the coding sequence ATGAGACTTCTGTTAAACAAAATATTTTTGGCACTTTCGGTAACTTCTGCCCTTATAGGCATTGGTTTTTTAGGGTGGATACTTGCAGTCCTTTTTATCAAAGGGCTCTCTTCGCTTCATTTAAGCCTCTTTCTCAATGACCTTGTTGACGGGGGTCTTAGAAACCTTTTGGTGGGACAGCTTGTTCTTGCCTCTTTGGCAGGTGCCATAGGAATACCGCTGGGAATGCTTGCAGGTATTTATATACGCGAATACGGAAGAGGAAAATACCCGGAACTGATTCGGGATTTGAGCGACATCATGATGTCCGCACCTTCTATCGTAATTGGTGCCTTTGTCTATGCCATAGCCGTTGCCCCTTATGGAGGAGCCAACGGATTTGCCGGTATTTTAGCACTTACCATTATGATGGTTCCTATCATCATCAACACAACAGACTCTATGCTCTCTCTTGTTCCCAAGGAGTTACGCGAAGCAGGTATTGCCCTTGGTGCATCAAAATACCGTGTTATCCTGGACATCGTTATAAAAGCCGCAAAAGTGGGAATCATGACAGGTATTCTTTTGGCATTTGCAAGAATTGCCGGTGAAACGGCACCGCTGCTCTTTACAAGTGAAACAAGTAACTATTTCAGTCTTGATCTCACACAGAGTTTTCCCTCTTTGACTGTCAGTATTTATAATCTTGCCAATGAACCGGAAGAGTCAAGTCGTGATCTTGCCTGGGCTGCTTCATTTATACTGACAATGATGGTTTTGGTTATCAACCTGCTGGGTCGATTTATCACAAGAAACAAACACAAATAA
- the pstB gene encoding phosphate ABC transporter ATP-binding protein PstB gives MPVMNIKKFSFTYPGVDEPSLKNINLSIEKNKITALIGPSGCGKSTLLRSMNRIHDLYPGNKYDGKIELLNEATGKYQNILEIKKENEFIELRQKVGMIFQKPTPFPMSIFDNVAYGLKIAGIKNKSELADRVEAALKGSALWKEVHNRLNKSAMGLSGGQQQRLCIARAVAVKPEVILFDEPTSALDPISTSAIEELLVELKKDVSIAIVTHNMQQASRISDYTAFMYLGDLIEFDKTENIFLNPKEKKTEDYITGRFG, from the coding sequence ATGCCTGTAATGAATATTAAAAAATTCTCTTTTACCTATCCTGGGGTCGATGAGCCCTCTTTAAAAAATATAAATCTATCCATAGAGAAAAATAAAATTACTGCTCTTATCGGTCCGAGTGGCTGTGGAAAATCAACACTTTTACGCTCTATGAACCGTATACATGACCTGTATCCCGGTAACAAATATGACGGAAAAATTGAGTTGCTTAATGAAGCAACAGGAAAATATCAAAACATTCTTGAAATTAAAAAAGAGAATGAATTTATAGAACTCCGCCAAAAAGTCGGTATGATTTTTCAAAAACCGACACCTTTTCCTATGAGTATTTTTGACAATGTTGCCTACGGGTTGAAAATTGCAGGCATCAAAAACAAAAGTGAACTTGCAGACCGTGTAGAGGCAGCACTCAAGGGCAGTGCCTTATGGAAAGAGGTCCATAACAGACTGAACAAGTCTGCCATGGGACTCTCAGGCGGACAGCAACAGAGACTCTGCATTGCCCGTGCAGTAGCAGTCAAACCTGAAGTCATTCTTTTTGATGAACCGACTTCAGCACTTGACCCTATCTCAACGAGTGCTATTGAAGAGCTGCTGGTGGAGCTGAAAAAAGATGTCAGCATCGCAATTGTTACACACAATATGCAGCAGGCTTCGCGTATCAGTGACTATACTGCATTTATGTATCTTGGAGATTTGATAGAATTTGATAAAACAGAAAATATCTTTTTAAATCCTAAAGAGAAAAAAACAGAAGACTATATCACAGGTAGATTCGGATAA
- a CDS encoding phosphate signaling complex PhoU family protein gives MLPTFRTSLDEIRQKLTHIGENLVTANRLILKALQNCDETTFNEARNSIKNITAKADEIDNAIIKVLALYTPEARDLRQVVAYFKISNELSRACSNTRSFIRGFTDVCKDLDVKEINEYASLMQTSTVKAITTTVKMINVDDMDELQEMYEEVLIEENKVDDLYEMIERKLVEQAEGSSTFEKYHRMLRALRKSEKIASRAISVANLLVYIKIGGNIHN, from the coding sequence ATGTTACCAACATTTAGAACAAGCCTAGACGAAATAAGACAAAAACTTACACATATCGGAGAAAATCTGGTAACAGCCAACAGACTTATTCTCAAAGCGTTACAAAACTGCGATGAAACAACCTTTAATGAAGCAAGAAACAGTATCAAAAATATTACGGCAAAAGCGGATGAAATCGACAATGCAATCATTAAAGTCCTTGCACTCTATACGCCAGAAGCAAGAGATCTGCGACAGGTTGTTGCCTACTTTAAAATAAGCAATGAACTCTCACGCGCATGTTCCAATACAAGAAGTTTCATACGGGGCTTTACAGATGTATGCAAAGACCTTGATGTCAAAGAGATTAACGAATATGCAAGCCTTATGCAGACCTCAACGGTAAAAGCCATTACAACAACAGTAAAGATGATCAACGTTGATGATATGGATGAACTTCAGGAGATGTATGAAGAGGTACTTATAGAAGAAAACAAAGTTGATGATCTGTATGAAATGATAGAACGAAAGCTTGTAGAGCAGGCGGAAGGATCAAGTACCTTTGAAAAATATCACAGGATGCTCAGAGCACTTCGAAAAAGTGAAAAAATCGCCAGCCGTGCAATCAGTGTTGCAAACCTGCTTGTTTATATCAAAATCGGTGGAAACATCCACAATTAA
- a CDS encoding ATP-binding protein translates to MKKISQIVLEKFLALFLALFLIVSAIVYYWVYEFYLHSSKEALMQATELVSFTINKDTDLDTLAKKVKKQLHLRLTIIDEEGNILAESDKDKHTMDNHKYRDEIIQANREKHGYIIRHSHTLDKDLQYVAKKYTIDGKVIFVRVAREIKGVRSEIINLGIKIAFVLLLFFLIVLYMSYKINIQIQHETKRIVDFLKSLTKKKKSTYIKSDFSQEFFHITNLLTKVSQILVKKEKQKTKYTQKLQKLNEQKDDIISAISHEFKNPIAVVNGYSQTLLDDENINPSIRKKFLTKIYTNGTKLSELIDTLRLSMKLDGGHQALNTRKVNLYNLVQEAAQNLRLHYKNKKIIINGDKALTIDIDPTLFGIVITNLIENAFKYSEDEVIVNISQNSLEVIDTGIGISEKDLQNITNKFYRVHSNRWNNSLGLGLFLVNNIIQLHNFKLVIKSKLNEGSSFTIVF, encoded by the coding sequence ATGAAAAAAATTTCCCAAATAGTATTAGAGAAGTTTTTAGCACTCTTTTTGGCACTCTTTTTAATAGTGAGTGCTATAGTCTACTATTGGGTATATGAATTTTATCTTCACTCTTCAAAAGAGGCACTTATGCAGGCTACCGAGCTTGTCTCTTTTACCATCAACAAAGATACAGACCTTGATACGCTTGCAAAGAAAGTAAAAAAACAGCTCCATTTGCGCCTAACGATTATAGATGAAGAGGGCAACATTTTGGCAGAGTCCGACAAAGACAAACATACTATGGACAACCATAAATACAGAGACGAAATCATACAGGCAAACAGGGAAAAGCACGGCTATATCATACGCCACTCACATACCCTTGACAAAGATCTGCAGTATGTAGCAAAAAAATACACCATCGACGGCAAGGTCATCTTTGTACGGGTTGCCCGGGAAATCAAAGGTGTCCGCAGTGAAATCATCAACCTTGGCATTAAAATAGCCTTTGTTCTACTGCTCTTTTTTCTTATAGTGCTCTATATGTCTTATAAAATAAATATACAGATTCAGCATGAAACAAAAAGAATCGTAGACTTTTTAAAATCTTTGACAAAAAAGAAAAAGAGCACCTACATAAAATCTGATTTTTCCCAGGAATTTTTTCACATAACAAATCTGTTGACAAAAGTCTCACAGATACTTGTCAAAAAAGAGAAACAAAAAACAAAATATACGCAAAAACTCCAAAAACTCAATGAACAAAAAGATGACATTATTTCTGCAATATCCCATGAGTTTAAAAACCCTATCGCGGTTGTAAACGGCTACTCGCAGACACTTCTTGATGATGAAAACATCAACCCGAGCATACGAAAGAAATTTCTTACAAAAATATATACAAACGGTACAAAACTCAGTGAACTTATAGATACACTCAGACTCTCGATGAAACTCGATGGCGGGCACCAGGCTTTAAATACACGCAAAGTAAATTTATATAATCTGGTACAAGAAGCAGCACAAAACCTCCGACTCCATTATAAAAACAAAAAAATTATTATCAACGGAGACAAAGCCCTGACAATAGACATTGACCCGACACTTTTTGGCATTGTCATTACAAACCTGATAGAAAATGCTTTTAAATACTCCGAAGATGAAGTCATAGTCAATATCAGTCAAAATTCACTCGAAGTTATTGATACAGGCATAGGTATTTCTGAAAAAGATTTGCAAAACATTACAAACAAATTTTACAGAGTCCATTCGAACCGATGGAACAACTCTTTGGGTCTGGGACTCTTTCTTGTAAACAACATCATTCAGCTGCACAACTTTAAGCTTGTCATCAAAAGCAAACTGAATGAAGGCTCCAGTTTTACTATTGTCTTTTAA